A stretch of Lathyrus oleraceus cultivar Zhongwan6 chromosome 6, CAAS_Psat_ZW6_1.0, whole genome shotgun sequence DNA encodes these proteins:
- the LOC127097181 gene encoding small polypeptide DEVIL 4 yields MAATATATAGSFSMKGSKFRSLGRYSSKQVRQQRARLYIIWRCTVLLLCWND; encoded by the coding sequence ATGGCTGCTACTGCTACTGCTACTGCTGGTTCATTTTCAATGAAGGGTTCGAAGTTTCGATCGTTGGGACGATACAGTTCGAAGCAAGTTCGTCAGCAGAGAGCAAGGTTATACATAATATGGAGATGTACTGTTTTACTATTGTGCTGGAATGATTAA